The genomic segment CTCCCTTGCAGCTAGTTGCTACTCCAACTGCATGAGAACCATTACTTTTCTGGGTGTTTTGACTAGTGGGGCTAGTCACAACAACAGCACGCATGCCCTGTGTTTTAGTTTGCACAGGAGCATTCTGGCTTGGATTCTCATTGCTGCCTGCTGCCACAGTAGGAGCCGGCTGTACTGTGTGGGAATGAGTTTGCTCCTCATTTTCATGAAGTTTAGATGTTTTTGGCATGGCTGGGCTTATCTCCGCTTCACTTCTTGGTTTGAAGAGGCTCTTTGCATCCAGACAACTCCTCTTTGCATTGAATGTGGAGCTTGCTGGTTTTCTTCCAGGCTGTGAACTGTTCTGATTTATACGGTTCATGTAATGCACAATAGAACTTTGCCAGCTAAGGCTTCGTGGTGAGCTTCCATTTGGCTGAGTGGGTGAATTCTTTGCAATACTGGAGAGTAACTCTGCAGATAGTCCTCCAGGCCTATTGTTACTGGACGCGTGCATGTCTTTGGAGTGGGTTTTAAGGGCTTGAAATCCTTGTATGTTGTGTCCTGGTTGTAGTTTGTTCATGGAACCCTTCGGCCCAGGCTTTGCCCCTTTTGCACGGCGGGGCAGCTTTTGTTCAGGAGGCAGAGGTTTCCGACCCCTTTTCTTCCGAACTGGTTCCTTCAGTTCTGTTCTTGCCAATACTGCTGGTGCTTTCTTCTGAGGGACAGGGTGAGAATCCCGAGGACGAGGGTTGCG from the Xenopus laevis strain J_2021 chromosome 9_10L, Xenopus_laevis_v10.1, whole genome shotgun sequence genome contains:
- the cbx2.L gene encoding chromobox 2 L homeolog: MEELSAVGEQVFAAECILSKRLRKGTAEYLVKWRGWSSKHNSWEPEENILDPRLLVAFQKREQEKELRNRKRGKRPRGRPRKNVETDIPLKAKSSSSSSSSSSSSSSSSSSSSSSDDSDAETQQRNPRPRDSHPVPQKKAPAVLARTELKEPVRKKRGRKPLPPEQKLPRRAKGAKPGPKGSMNKLQPGHNIQGFQALKTHSKDMHASSNNRPGGLSAELLSSIAKNSPTQPNGSSPRSLSWQSSIVHYMNRINQNSSQPGRKPASSTFNAKRSCLDAKSLFKPRSEAEISPAMPKTSKLHENEEQTHSHTVQPAPTVAAGSNENPSQNAPVQTKTQGMRAVVVTSPTSQNTQKSNGSHAVGVATSCKGDKIGKKTGVVTEPTAHPATERAQPTEGQRDVADLSTGDDSSLDSDHDSSLSSQDMAVQASQDWKPARSLLEHVFVTDVTANLITVTVKESPTSVGFFNMRHF